GGCCGAACGTGGGTGCCGGGTTCCGGGCAAACCGTTTACGCGGTGGACAACGTATCCTTTGAGGTTATGCCCGGCGAGACACTTGGGCTTGTGGGCGAGTCAGGTTGTGGCAAGTCTACGCTCGGTCGTTGCCTCGTGCGTCTCTATAGTGTCAGCGCCGGTAAGGTGATCCTTGAAGGCAACGACATCGCTCCTTTAACCCAACGCGAATTAAGGCCTTATCGGCGGCGCATGCAAATGATCTTTCAAGATCCTGCCGCCTCTCTCAATCCCCGTCGCCGTATCGGCGATTTGATTGCAGAACCTCTCCGTGTTCATAGGATTGCCGACCGCGACGGGATCGAGCGACGCCTTCGCGACCTGATGGAAATCGTCGGTCTGCCGACCGCCTTCTTGCAGCGCTATCCGCACGAATTCTCAGGCGGGCAACGCCAACGCATCGGTATCGCAAGAGCACTTGCCCTTGAGCCGAGGCTTATCGTTGCAGATGAGCCCGTGTCGGCTCTTGATGTTTCGGTCCAAGCGCAGATTGTCAATCTGTTTATGGATTTGCGTAGACAGTTGGCTCTGACGACGATCTTTGTCGCCCATGATCTCAGCGTCGTGCGGCAGGTCTCTGACCGCACGGCAGTCATGTACCTCGGTTCGATTGTTGAGATTGGTGCCACGGACATGCTGTTTCAACGGCCCGCTCATCCTTATACCCAAGCTTTGCTATCGGCTATTCCGGTACCGGAGGTCGGGGCCAACATCCGGCGTCAACGCGTTATTCTCAAGGGCGAAATTCCAAGCCCACTTGCGCCACCATCGGGTTGTCGTTTTCACCCGCGCTGTCCAGTTGCACAAAGTCGGTGTGCAGTCGAGCGTCCGGCCCTGACGTCACTCGGTCAGGGGCGACAAGTCGCTTGCCATTTTCCTTTAACCTTATCCGCTCCTGCCTGAGCATAGAGGTATCATGACACCTATATTGAATATTTCGTTTAAAACGCCAAAAGATCTGGACGATCTTGTCGGCGTAACAACCATCGTTTTTATGGATGACACATTCCGCGTCGGAAACCGCGCGAAACAATTGCTTGAGGATGTGAACTGGATTTTGGTCCATCGCGCAGCGACCGAAGCGGGTTTCCGCGGTAAAGTCGGCGAGCACATGGTCTTTTTCGCAGGCGACCGTCGATTTGTGTTTGTGGGTATTTCAGACGAAGGCGAGATGATCGGTCATGTCGATCTTGGTGGGCACACAGCGGCGGCAGCCGGATTCGCACCGCATGTGCTTGTTGTTTGTGAAACGCCGCAGTCAATCGATTTGCCTCCCGCAGCCGTTGCTGAAGTCGCGCTAGGCTTCCGTCTCTGGAGCTACCGTTTTGACACCTACCGAACCCAAAAAGCCGAACAACAAATACCCGAACGCCGGGTCACGATGCTGACGACAGATCGCGTTGCGGCGGCGCAGGCCTACCTTGCGGAGGCAGCCGTTGCTGAAGGCGTGGAATTGGCCCGCACTCTCGTCAATGAACCTGCCAATGTGCTCACGCCGCAAGAATTTGCTCGCCGCATTTCTGCTCTCACGGAGTACGGGCTGGACGTTGAGATCATGCGTGAAAGCGATCTTGAACGTTTGGGCTTTCGTGCTTTGCTCGCTGTGGGACAAGGCTCTGCCCAGGAGACATATGTGGCGTTACTGCGCTGGCGCGGCGCGCCAAGTCGGGACGACACACCGCTCGCTTTTGTCGGAAAGGGTGTGTGCTTCGACACGGGTGGCATTTCCATTAAACGCGCCGCTGCCATGGCCGATATGAAGGGCGACATGGCAGGTGCTGCGAGCGTCGTTGGACTTCTTCTGGCCTTGGCGCGGCGAAACGCGCCGATAAATGCCATTGGTGCCGTTGGCTTGGTCGAAAATATGCCTGATGGCCGGGCGCAGCGTCCCGGTGACATCGTACGCTCGCTTTCAGGCCAGACGATTGAGGTCACGGATACCGATTATGAAGGGCGTCTTGTCCTCGCGGATCTTCTTTGGCATGTGCAGGCCAACGACAAACCACGGTTCATGGTTGATCTTGCTACCCTCACAGGCGCTGTCGCAGTGGCGCTGGGTCTCGATCATGCCGGTCTTTTCACAAACGATGACGATCTGGCTGACCAGTTTTCCCGCGCTTCAAAAGCAACAGGTGAGTTGACCTGGCGTCTTCCATTGGGAGCAAGTTTCGACAAGGCGATGAACTCCAAATTCGCCGATGTTCGCAACATTGATCCAGACTACGGCGGTGCGAGCACCGCTGCCAGTTTTATTCAGCGCTTCGTGAACAATGTGCCCTGGGTTCATCTGGATATCAGTGGCCCGGCCCAGGATTTGCCCGAAAGCCCGATCTGCCGCAGTTGGGGAACAGGCTGGGGTGTGCGCCTCCTCGACCGGTTGGTCAGAAATTTGGAACCGACAAACGCATAGGCTTTGCGCCTTTGATTGCCTTCAAAAGATAACCAAGCAGTCACGATCTGCTGGACATGTGAGGAATTGAAATGTCCCTTAAACCTGCCGGGCCGCTCAGTCTTGTGCCTTTCGTCAGCGTCGAACATATGATGCAACTGGTGTTGACCATAGGTGTAGAGGAGGTGCTGATCGGTCTTGCGCGCGAGATCGAACAGGATTTTCGTCGCTGGGAGCTGTTCGACAAGATCCCCAGAGTCGCTTCACACTCCAACGATGGCGTCATCGAGTTGATGCCGACAAGCGACGGAAATGTCTACAGTTTCAAGTATGTGAATGGACATCCCAAAAATATTCGCAGTGGTCGGCAGACGGTAACAGCCTTCGGGATGTTGGCCGACGTCGCCACCGGCTATCCATTACTTCTCACAGAAATGACGCTCTTGACAGCACTGCGGACCGCGGCCACGTCTGCGGTCGCTGGCAAATACCTCGCTCCAAAGGATAGTCGTGTTATGGCGATTATTGGAAATGGGGCACAATGCGAATTCCAGGCTCTGGCATTCAAAGCGATTTGCGGCATAGACACCGTCCATCTTTATGATGTCGATCCGGCTGCCACAGCCAAGGCCATGACGAATTTGACGGGCAGTGCATTGAATTTGGTGCCGTGCTCAAGTGCAGAAGAGGCCATCGAACATGCGCAAATCATCACAACGTGCACGGCCGATAAGCAGTACGCGACGATTTTAACCGACAATATGGTCGGAACGGGGATTCACATCAATGCAATCGGGGGTGATTGCCCCGGGAAGACAGAGCTACATAGGGACATCCTGATTCGATCAGACATCTTTGTCGAGTATCCACCTCAAACTCGAATCGAAGGCGAGATCCAGCAGCTGGATGCAGACTCGCCGGTCACAGAACTTTGGAAGGTGATCTCCGGCGAGGTTCCGGGTCGCTCGGGTGGCAATCAGCTGACTGTTTTCGACAGCGTCGGTTTCGCCATCGAGGATTTTTCAGCGCTTCGATATATTTATGAAAAAATAAAGGAAACCCCACATTTTGTGGCTTTGGATCTGATTGCGGACCCC
This window of the Agrobacterium vitis genome carries:
- a CDS encoding ABC transporter ATP-binding protein, producing MNIPERSVALSSAEPLLRVEGLSKTFTVGRTWVPGSGQTVYAVDNVSFEVMPGETLGLVGESGCGKSTLGRCLVRLYSVSAGKVILEGNDIAPLTQRELRPYRRRMQMIFQDPAASLNPRRRIGDLIAEPLRVHRIADRDGIERRLRDLMEIVGLPTAFLQRYPHEFSGGQRQRIGIARALALEPRLIVADEPVSALDVSVQAQIVNLFMDLRRQLALTTIFVAHDLSVVRQVSDRTAVMYLGSIVEIGATDMLFQRPAHPYTQALLSAIPVPEVGANIRRQRVILKGEIPSPLAPPSGCRFHPRCPVAQSRCAVERPALTSLGQGRQVACHFPLTLSAPA
- a CDS encoding leucyl aminopeptidase, translating into MTPILNISFKTPKDLDDLVGVTTIVFMDDTFRVGNRAKQLLEDVNWILVHRAATEAGFRGKVGEHMVFFAGDRRFVFVGISDEGEMIGHVDLGGHTAAAAGFAPHVLVVCETPQSIDLPPAAVAEVALGFRLWSYRFDTYRTQKAEQQIPERRVTMLTTDRVAAAQAYLAEAAVAEGVELARTLVNEPANVLTPQEFARRISALTEYGLDVEIMRESDLERLGFRALLAVGQGSAQETYVALLRWRGAPSRDDTPLAFVGKGVCFDTGGISIKRAAAMADMKGDMAGAASVVGLLLALARRNAPINAIGAVGLVENMPDGRAQRPGDIVRSLSGQTIEVTDTDYEGRLVLADLLWHVQANDKPRFMVDLATLTGAVAVALGLDHAGLFTNDDDLADQFSRASKATGELTWRLPLGASFDKAMNSKFADVRNIDPDYGGASTAASFIQRFVNNVPWVHLDISGPAQDLPESPICRSWGTGWGVRLLDRLVRNLEPTNA
- a CDS encoding ornithine cyclodeaminase, whose protein sequence is MSLKPAGPLSLVPFVSVEHMMQLVLTIGVEEVLIGLAREIEQDFRRWELFDKIPRVASHSNDGVIELMPTSDGNVYSFKYVNGHPKNIRSGRQTVTAFGMLADVATGYPLLLTEMTLLTALRTAATSAVAGKYLAPKDSRVMAIIGNGAQCEFQALAFKAICGIDTVHLYDVDPAATAKAMTNLTGSALNLVPCSSAEEAIEHAQIITTCTADKQYATILTDNMVGTGIHINAIGGDCPGKTELHRDILIRSDIFVEYPPQTRIEGEIQQLDADSPVTELWKVISGEVPGRSGGNQLTVFDSVGFAIEDFSALRYIYEKIKETPHFVALDLIADPDEPRDLFGMLKRAAA